A single window of Senegalia massiliensis DNA harbors:
- a CDS encoding AI-2E family transporter, with the protein MDFNFILNVLKEISIIILLSFSAYFLIRFGNKYLDEKDGIHISKKRIAGLSLLLLFIIIFYFMLNISGLRSILITVFISIALAYIINPIINFLEKKKIKRGFGILLVYLIILGIIYMISVLIFPAIFKEVKNLIELLPKYSDEVSDFVNNIYNNYYKNIEDLPFGLDQIKSSIEDNISKVQSILVNTAKGTMDFIMSFFSKALNVVLIPIIVFYLVKDKEYFKKNIVLTIPNKYRTNIVSLSREIDYSLGNFIRGQLMIAIFVGTLTAVGLLILDVNYAFTIGLIGGVTNVIPYFGPIIGGALAMLFALLDTPIKALWVLILFVIIQQVEGNILQPKIMGDKVGLHPVVIIIALLIAGNLFGIIGMLLAIPITTTLKIILTHTIQKISSM; encoded by the coding sequence ATGGACTTTAATTTTATTTTAAATGTTTTAAAAGAAATATCAATTATAATATTACTATCTTTTTCAGCTTACTTTTTAATTAGATTTGGTAACAAATATTTAGATGAAAAAGATGGTATACATATAAGTAAAAAACGAATTGCTGGATTAAGTTTATTATTATTATTTATAATTATTTTTTATTTTATGTTAAATATTAGTGGACTTAGAAGTATATTAATTACAGTATTTATATCTATAGCACTTGCATATATTATAAATCCTATAATTAATTTTTTAGAAAAAAAGAAAATTAAAAGAGGATTTGGTATATTATTAGTTTATCTAATAATTCTAGGGATTATTTATATGATTTCAGTACTAATTTTCCCAGCAATATTTAAAGAGGTTAAAAACTTAATTGAATTATTACCAAAATATTCAGATGAAGTTAGTGACTTTGTAAATAATATATATAATAATTATTATAAAAATATTGAGGATTTACCATTTGGATTAGATCAAATAAAAAGTAGTATAGAAGATAACATATCAAAGGTTCAAAGTATTTTAGTAAATACTGCAAAAGGAACTATGGATTTTATAATGTCTTTCTTCTCTAAAGCTTTAAATGTTGTACTAATTCCTATAATTGTATTTTATCTAGTTAAGGATAAAGAATATTTCAAAAAGAATATTGTCTTAACTATACCAAATAAGTATAGAACTAATATTGTAAGCTTATCTCGTGAAATAGATTATTCTTTAGGTAATTTTATTAGAGGTCAATTAATGATAGCAATATTTGTAGGTACTTTAACTGCTGTAGGATTACTTATATTAGATGTGAATTATGCATTTACAATAGGTCTTATTGGAGGAGTTACTAATGTTATACCATATTTTGGACCAATAATAGGTGGAGCTCTTGCCATGTTATTTGCACTATTAGATACTCCAATTAAAGCATTATGGGTTTTAATTTTATTTGTAATTATACAACAAGTTGAAGGTAATATTTTACAACCTAAAATAATGGGAGATAAAGTAGGGCTTCATCCAGTTGTGATAATTATAGCTTTACTTATAGCAGGAAATTTATTTGGTATTATTGGGATGCTACTAGCAATACCGATAACAACTACTTTAAAAATCATTTTAACCCATACTATCCAGAAAATAAGTAGTATGTAA
- a CDS encoding PRC-barrel domain-containing protein yields the protein MRLSVIDNTTGEKIANIKDIIFSKKKLKILALLVSDEGIFKEGKIIRYKNIFNIGKDFIAIDKKDVVEKLKEFPEIEKAAKENIQFIGLKVIIKDGEILGYINDIIFNKKNGNLVGFVLTDGIIQDIFEGRNIIPCMNNMKIIENTLILDKQFKDEYEKNKVYYKKLLELDL from the coding sequence ATGAGATTAAGTGTAATTGATAATACTACAGGAGAAAAAATAGCTAATATAAAAGATATAATTTTTTCTAAAAAAAAACTTAAAATATTAGCACTTTTAGTTTCAGATGAAGGTATATTTAAAGAAGGAAAAATAATAAGATATAAAAATATATTTAATATTGGAAAAGATTTTATAGCCATAGATAAAAAAGACGTAGTAGAAAAATTAAAAGAGTTTCCTGAAATAGAAAAAGCTGCCAAAGAAAATATTCAATTTATTGGATTAAAAGTAATAATAAAAGATGGAGAAATTTTAGGATATATAAATGATATAATATTTAATAAAAAAAATGGTAATTTAGTAGGTTTTGTTCTTACTGATGGAATAATACAAGATATTTTTGAAGGTAGAAATATTATACCATGTATGAATAATATGAAAATAATTGAAAATACTTTAATATTAGATAAACAATTTAAGGATGAATATGAAAAAAACAAAGTTTATTACAAAAAACTTCTTGAGTTAGATTTGTAA
- the nifU gene encoding Fe-S cluster assembly scaffold protein NifU has protein sequence MMYSEKVMDHFTNPRNVGEIKDADGIGEVGNAKCGDIMRMYLKIENDKIVDIKFKTFGCGSAIASSSMATELIKGKTIEDALKITNRAVAEALDGLPPVKMHCSVLAEEAIKAALKDYSEKSGIEIEALKDFKPKEHHH, from the coding sequence ATAATGTATTCAGAAAAGGTTATGGATCATTTTACTAATCCTAGAAATGTAGGAGAAATTAAAGATGCAGATGGCATAGGTGAAGTAGGTAATGCTAAATGTGGAGATATTATGAGAATGTATCTTAAAATAGAAAATGATAAAATAGTTGATATAAAATTTAAAACATTTGGATGTGGGTCTGCAATAGCATCATCAAGTATGGCAACAGAACTTATAAAAGGTAAAACGATAGAAGATGCTTTAAAAATAACTAATAGAGCAGTTGCTGAGGCTTTAGATGGATTACCTCCAGTAAAAATGCATTGTTCAGTACTTGCTGAAGAAGCTATAAAAGCTGCTTTAAAAGATTATTCTGAAAAAAGTGGAATAGAAATAGAAGCATTGAAGGACTTTAAACCAAAAGAACACCATCATTAA